One segment of Chelmon rostratus isolate fCheRos1 chromosome 17, fCheRos1.pri, whole genome shotgun sequence DNA contains the following:
- the srsf2b gene encoding serine/arginine-rich splicing factor 2b isoform X2 — protein MSYGRAPPDVDGMTSLKVDNLTYRTSPETLRRVFEKYGRVGDVYIPRDRYTKESRGFAFVRFHDKRDAEDAMDAMDGALLDGRELRVQMARYGRPPDSHYGGGRRGGPARRYSGHGRRSRSPRHRRRSRSRSRSRSRSRSRSRDSKSRSRSYSRSKSHSPRSKKTKDKSQSRSRSRSRSRSKSKSKSRSRSRTPSSKRGSRSRSKSQPRSAAENGGESP, from the exons ATGAGTTACGGTAGGGCTCCGCCAGACGTCGATGGCATGACTTCCCTGAAAGTGGACAACTTAACATACCGAACATCGCCCGAAACCCTCAGACGTGTATTCGAGAAGTATGGCCGAGTGGGGGACGTCTACATTCCCAGAGACCGCTACACGAAAGAGAGTCGCGGTTTCGCGTTTGTGCGGTTCCACGACAAACGGGACGCCGAGGATGCGATGGACGCCATGGACGGCGCGCTGCTGGATGGACGGGAGTTGCGGGTCCAGATGGCCCGGTACGGCAGACCCCCCGATTCCCACTATGGTGGAGGGCGGCGAGGAGGGCCAGCCAGGAGGTACAGCGGTCACGGACGCCGAAGCAGAAG CCCGAGACACAGGAGACGCAGCAGGTCCCGCAGCAGGAGCCGCTCTCGTTCCCGAAGCCGATCCCGCGACAGCAAATCCAGGTCCAGGTCCTACTCCCGGTCCAAGTCCCACTCTCCCAGGAGCAAGAAGACCAAGGACAAGTCCCAATCTCGTTCCAGATCTAGATCCAGGTCCCGGTCCAAGTCCAAGTCCAAGTCCAGGTCCAGAAGCCGTACCCCTTCCTCCAAAAGAGGGTCCAGGTCGAGATCCAAAAGCCAGCCCAGGTCCGCAGCAGAAAACGGAGGCGAATCCCCGTAA
- the srsf2b gene encoding serine/arginine-rich splicing factor 2b isoform X1 encodes MSYGRAPPDVDGMTSLKVDNLTYRTSPETLRRVFEKYGRVGDVYIPRDRYTKESRGFAFVRFHDKRDAEDAMDAMDGALLDGRELRVQMARYGRPPDSHYGGGRRGGPARRYSGHGRRSRSYSPSPRHRRRSRSRSRSRSRSRSRSRDSKSRSRSYSRSKSHSPRSKKTKDKSQSRSRSRSRSRSKSKSKSRSRSRTPSSKRGSRSRSKSQPRSAAENGGESP; translated from the exons ATGAGTTACGGTAGGGCTCCGCCAGACGTCGATGGCATGACTTCCCTGAAAGTGGACAACTTAACATACCGAACATCGCCCGAAACCCTCAGACGTGTATTCGAGAAGTATGGCCGAGTGGGGGACGTCTACATTCCCAGAGACCGCTACACGAAAGAGAGTCGCGGTTTCGCGTTTGTGCGGTTCCACGACAAACGGGACGCCGAGGATGCGATGGACGCCATGGACGGCGCGCTGCTGGATGGACGGGAGTTGCGGGTCCAGATGGCCCGGTACGGCAGACCCCCCGATTCCCACTATGGTGGAGGGCGGCGAGGAGGGCCAGCCAGGAGGTACAGCGGTCACGGACGCCGAAGCAGAAG CTATTCCCCCAGCCCGAGACACAGGAGACGCAGCAGGTCCCGCAGCAGGAGCCGCTCTCGTTCCCGAAGCCGATCCCGCGACAGCAAATCCAGGTCCAGGTCCTACTCCCGGTCCAAGTCCCACTCTCCCAGGAGCAAGAAGACCAAGGACAAGTCCCAATCTCGTTCCAGATCTAGATCCAGGTCCCGGTCCAAGTCCAAGTCCAAGTCCAGGTCCAGAAGCCGTACCCCTTCCTCCAAAAGAGGGTCCAGGTCGAGATCCAAAAGCCAGCCCAGGTCCGCAGCAGAAAACGGAGGCGAATCCCCGTAA
- the eif1 gene encoding eukaryotic translation initiation factor 1 — translation MSGIQNLQTFDPFADATKGDDRLPAGTDDYIHIRIQQRNGRKTLTTVQGIAADYDKKKLVKAFKKKFACNGTVIEHPEYGEVIQLQGDQRKNICHFIMEVDLAKEEQLKVHGF, via the exons ATGTCCGGTATCCAGAACCTCCAAACTTTTG aCCCCTTTGCTGATGCAACTAAGGGTGATGACCGCCTCCCAGCCGGGACTGACGACTACATCCACATAAGAATCCAACAGCGGAACGGCAGGAAGACCCTCACCACTGTCCAGGGCATTGCTGCCGACTATGACAAGAAGAAGCTAGTCAAGGCCTTCAAGAAG AAATTTGCTTGCAATGGGACAGTGATTGAGCACCCAGAGTATGGTGAAGTGATCCAGCTTCAGGGAGACCAGCGTAAGAATATCTGCCACTTCATCATGGAG GTTGACCTGGCCAAGGAGGAGCAGCTCAAAGTCCACGGCTTCTAG
- the mfsd11 gene encoding UNC93-like protein MFSD11: MSPEGKRLLNIIILGFGFMFMFTAFQTCGNIEQTIIKSFNSTDFHGSGYTSMAIIYGVFSASNLIAPSVVTVIGPQLSMFFSGLLYSGYIAVFIYPYTWSFYTASVLVGIAAAVLWTAQGNVLAINSTDNTIGRNSGIFWALLQFSLFFGNLYIYCAWHGHVHITDKDRQTVFISLTVISLVGCFLFFLIRKPDPEPAPSEVSESLLQAESTESCSTAGSPHSGLSSQALDAFVKACKMFVTKEMLLLSVSIGYTGLELTFYSGVYGTCIGAMTRFGQDAKSLIGISGIFIGIGEILGGGVFGMLNKCNRFGRNPVVLLGLITHFVAFYLIFLNIARDAPIAPEAGTDLQAYITPSVGVALLCSFLLGLGDSCFNTQLLSIIGFMFRNDSAPAFAVFKFIQSIMAALAFFYSNYLLLHWQLLILVVVGFLGSVTFFMAEGVAESSRRESDYDSI; this comes from the exons ATGAGTCCAGAGGGGAAGAGGCTGCTGAACATCATCATCCTGGGCTTCGgattcatgttcatgtttactGCTTTTCAAACGTGTGGCAACATAGAG CAAACTATTATCAAGAGCTTCAATAGCACCGACTTCCACGGGAGTGGATACACAAG CATGGCCATCATCTATGGAGTTTTCTCTGCATCCAACCTGATCGCTCCTTCGGTGGTGACTGTCATTGGACCGCAGCTGTCAATGTTTTTTAGTGGGCTTCTGTACAG CGGCTACATCGCGGTGTTCATTTACCCGTACACTTGGAGCTTCTACACAGCGTCTGTGCTGGTTGGAATCGCAGCAGCAG TTTTGTGGACGGCTCAGGGAAACGTGCTCGCCATCAACTCCACCGATAACACCATTGGAAGGAATAGCGGCATATTTTGGGCGCTGCTGCAGTTCAG CTTATTCTTTGGAAATCTATACATATACTGTGCCTGGCATGGACACGTGCACATCACAG ACAAGGACCGTCAGACGGTGTTCATCTCCCTCACGGTGATCAGTCTGGTGGGttgcttcctcttctttctgatCCGAAAGCCTGACCCTGAGCCGGCTCCCTCCGAGGTGTCAGAGTCGCTGCTGCAGGCTGAATCCACGGAGAGCTGCTCCACGGCCGG CTCACCTCACTCAGGCCTCAGCTCACAAGCTCTGGATGCTTTCG TCAAAGCGTGTAAAATGTTTGTCACcaaagagatgctgctgctgagcgtCTCCATAGGATACACAG GCTTGGAGCTCACCTTTTACAGCGGAGTGTACGGGACGTGTATCGGAGCCATGACGCGATTTGGCCAAGATGCCAAGAGTCTGATCGGCATCTCGGGCATTTTCATCGGCATAGGCGAGATCTTGG GAGGGGGCGTGTTTGGGATGCTGAACAAGTGCAACCGCTTCGGGAGGAACCCGGTGGTGCTGCTGGGGCTCATCACTCACTTCGTTGCCTTTTACCTGATTTTCCTCAACATTGCCAGGGACGCTCCCATAGCCCCGGAGGCAGGAACAGATCTGCAGGCCTACATCACACCCAG CGTGGGGGTGGCGCTGCTCTGCAGCTTCTTGCTCGGTTTGGGCGACAGCTGCTTCAACACTCAGCTCCTCAGCATCATCGGCTTCATGTTCCGCAATGACAGCGCTCCCGCCTTCGCCGTGTTCAAGTTCATACAG TCCATCATGGCCGCTCTGGCCTTCTTCTACAGTAactacctgctgctgcactggcaGCTGCTCATCCTGGTCGTGGTGGGTTTTCTGGGCTCCGTGACCTTCTTCATGGCCGAGGGGGTGGCCGAGTCCAGCAGGCGAGAATCGGACTATGACAGCATttga